One Festucalex cinctus isolate MCC-2025b chromosome 1, RoL_Fcin_1.0, whole genome shotgun sequence genomic region harbors:
- the rpain gene encoding RPA-interacting protein, producing MVKLSCSCAYEMESLQRHRSIYKGTTPPWKETYRKRCVERLKGSRSRLLDRYRKMGESPKCGGPTASFIVQEVMEAEWTALQSEDRRLPSLWGPEGIAEINNVMEDYDELAVLEEIQQELLSHEMCIIEEYERNQQFEQQYISSVLEGMEEAHVICPMCHMSYLTINSHFISCSCGLYMNTAMKNITPDVLRNLLESRVTEHMEECSDNPVFSLTSNADSSPNLLISCKVCDYLSIVL from the exons ATGGTCAAGCTGTCTTGCAGTTGTGCTTATGAAATGGAGTCTTTGCAGCGACATCGCTCGATTTATAAAGGAACGACTCCGCCATGGAAAGAAACATATCGCAAG AGATGTGTCGAGAGGCTCAAGGGTAGCCGGTCGAGGTTACTTGACCGATATCGCAAGATGGGTGAGAGTCCCAAGTGTGGCGGACCCACCGCCTCCTTTATTGTGCAGGAAGTCATGGAGGCGGAGTGGACCGCGCTGCAGTCAGAAGACAGGAGATTGCCGTCCTTATGGGGTCCAGAGGGCATTGCAGAG ATAAACAACGTTATGGAAGACTATGATGAACTGGCAGTCTTAGAGGAAATCCAGCAGGAGCTCCTGTCTCATG aaatgtgtattattGAAGAGTATGAGAGAAACCAACAATTTGAGCAGCAATACATATCATCTGTTTTGGAAGGGATGGAAGAGGCTCATGTTATTTGTCCCATGTGTCACAT GAGCTACTTGACCATCAACAGCCATTTCATCTCCTGCTCATGTGGATTGTACATGAATACAGCG ATGAAGAACATCACCCCAGATGTCCTACGGAATCTTCTGGAATCTCGAGTTACAGAGCACATGGAAGAGTGCTCTGACAACCCTGTCTTTTCATTAACATCAAATGCAGACTCTTCTCCCAACCTGCTGATAAGCTGCAAG